In Duganella zoogloeoides, a single genomic region encodes these proteins:
- the rodA gene encoding rod shape-determining protein RodA, whose translation MRIHERRSLGRRLRPYFTVFDGPLTLIIVALLTVSMITLYSASIGIPGKMEDQVRNIVLSFLVMWLAANISPQTMMRIAVPAYAAGMILLVGVALFGIIKLGARRWLHLGIDIQPSEFMKIVTPMMLAWFFQQRAGQLRWHSYLLAAVLLMAPVLFIVRQPDLGTALLVVAAGFTVIFLAGLAWKAIGVLLVLFGASLPVIWTLLHDYQRERVMTLIDPTSDPLGKGFHIIQSTIAVGSGGMTGKGWTHGTQAHLEFVPERTTDFIFAVYSEEFGLIGNLVLLLLYLLLVGRGLMIAGNAANLFSRLLAGAMTMIYFAYAFVNMGMVSGILPVVGVPLPYMSYGGTALLTLGLAGGILMSIQRHRKLVQT comes from the coding sequence ATGCGCATCCACGAAAGGCGCTCCCTGGGGCGCCGCCTTCGCCCATACTTCACGGTGTTCGATGGCCCGCTCACGCTGATCATCGTCGCCCTGCTGACGGTGAGCATGATCACGCTGTACTCGGCCAGCATCGGCATTCCCGGCAAGATGGAAGACCAGGTGCGCAACATCGTGCTGTCGTTCCTGGTGATGTGGCTGGCCGCTAATATCTCGCCGCAGACCATGATGCGCATCGCCGTGCCGGCGTACGCGGCCGGCATGATACTGCTGGTCGGCGTCGCTTTGTTCGGCATCATCAAGCTCGGTGCGCGGCGCTGGCTGCACCTCGGCATCGACATCCAGCCGTCGGAGTTCATGAAGATTGTCACGCCGATGATGCTGGCCTGGTTCTTCCAGCAGCGCGCCGGCCAGTTGCGCTGGCATTCGTACCTGCTCGCCGCCGTGCTGCTGATGGCGCCGGTGCTGTTCATCGTGCGCCAGCCCGACCTGGGTACGGCGCTGCTGGTGGTGGCCGCCGGCTTTACCGTGATCTTCCTGGCTGGCCTGGCGTGGAAGGCCATCGGCGTGCTGCTGGTGCTGTTCGGCGCCAGCCTGCCGGTGATCTGGACCCTGCTGCACGATTACCAGCGCGAACGCGTGATGACGCTGATCGACCCCACCTCCGACCCGCTGGGCAAGGGCTTCCACATCATCCAGTCCACCATCGCGGTGGGCTCGGGCGGCATGACCGGCAAGGGCTGGACCCACGGCACCCAGGCCCACCTCGAATTCGTCCCCGAGCGCACCACCGACTTCATCTTCGCCGTGTATTCCGAGGAGTTCGGCCTGATCGGCAACCTGGTGCTGCTGCTGCTGTACCTGCTGCTGGTAGGGCGCGGCCTGATGATCGCCGGGAATGCCGCCAATTTGTTCAGCCGCCTGCTGGCCGGCGCCATGACGATGATCTATTTCGCCTACGCGTTCGTCAACATGGGCATGGTCAGCGGCATCCTGCCGGTGGTGGGCGTGCCGCTGCCGTACATGAGCTACGGCGGCACCGCGCTGCTCACGCTCGGCCTGGCCGGCGGCATCCTGATGAGCATCCAGCGCCACCGCAAGCTGGTGCAGACCTGA
- a CDS encoding biotin--[acetyl-CoA-carboxylase] ligase codes for MNNPATLVSPAAITALCAASASHVAIEAVFETGSTNADLLARLNDLGTLSGPLLRIADQQSAGRGRAGRSWLSAPGAALMFSLAWRFQGPLHRMTGLPMAVGVALAETLAGLGVPVQIKWPNDLLKGGDKLAGILVETCVDKTDGAIWAVIGTGINLLMPDALEQQIGRSVAAAPWLAQMDRNALVAALLSRLAAVLAEFDDTGFAPFAERWNALHAWHGREVVLLDDGQVLQQGRAVGVDAIGRLLLDTAGGRVEVLSGDVSLRLSPEQSTGNTPCS; via the coding sequence ATGAACAATCCCGCCACGCTCGTCTCTCCAGCCGCGATCACCGCGCTGTGTGCCGCCAGCGCCAGCCACGTGGCGATCGAAGCGGTGTTTGAGACCGGTTCCACCAACGCCGACCTGCTGGCGCGCCTGAACGACCTGGGCACCTTGAGCGGCCCGCTGCTGCGCATTGCCGACCAGCAAAGCGCGGGGCGCGGCCGCGCCGGTCGCAGCTGGCTGTCAGCGCCCGGTGCGGCATTGATGTTCTCGCTGGCGTGGCGCTTCCAGGGTCCGCTGCACCGCATGACCGGCCTGCCGATGGCCGTCGGCGTGGCGCTGGCCGAAACCCTTGCCGGCCTGGGCGTGCCGGTGCAGATCAAGTGGCCCAACGACCTGCTGAAGGGTGGCGACAAGCTGGCCGGCATCCTGGTCGAAACCTGCGTCGATAAAACCGATGGCGCCATCTGGGCCGTGATAGGCACAGGCATCAACCTCCTGATGCCCGATGCGCTGGAACAGCAGATAGGCCGCAGCGTGGCCGCCGCCCCGTGGCTGGCGCAAATGGACCGCAACGCGCTGGTGGCCGCGCTATTGAGCCGGCTGGCAGCGGTACTGGCCGAATTCGACGACACCGGCTTTGCGCCGTTTGCCGAACGCTGGAACGCGCTGCACGCCTGGCACGGCCGCGAGGTGGTGCTGCTGGACGACGGCCAGGTGCTGCAACAGGGCCGCGCCGTCGGTGTGGACGCCATCGGCCGCCTGCTGCTCGATACAGCAGGCGGCCGGGTCGAAGTGCTGTCCGGCGATGTCTCGCTGCGGCTCTCTCCCGAACAATCAACCGGAAACACCCCATGCTCCTGA
- a CDS encoding type III pantothenate kinase, which translates to MLLIDAGNTRVKWALAANDATPGDWLEHGAVTHADLPQLELAWSEAVARHGVGRIVIANVAGNALRVQLEYVLQRAFPALDLDQAITWFASVPALAGVTNGYRNPAQLGCDRFAAAIGGHALAPGQSIIVANCGTATTIDAITADGFFLGGMILPGLGLMAGALARNTAQLPRIAHDAKLPDGFADNTDDAILSGCMVAQSGAIEHAFAQHGAAMCILSGGAAPHIAPLLTVSYRLIDNVVLIGLHASVADTEPF; encoded by the coding sequence ATGCTCCTGATCGATGCCGGCAACACCCGCGTGAAATGGGCGCTCGCCGCCAATGATGCCACCCCGGGCGACTGGCTCGAACACGGCGCCGTCACCCATGCCGACCTGCCGCAGCTGGAGCTGGCCTGGAGCGAAGCCGTGGCGCGCCACGGCGTGGGCCGCATCGTGATCGCCAACGTGGCCGGCAACGCGCTGCGGGTGCAGCTCGAATACGTGTTGCAGCGGGCGTTTCCGGCACTAGACCTGGACCAGGCGATTACCTGGTTCGCATCCGTGCCGGCATTGGCAGGCGTGACCAACGGCTACCGCAATCCGGCCCAACTCGGGTGCGACCGCTTTGCTGCCGCCATCGGCGGCCATGCGCTGGCGCCGGGGCAGTCCATCATCGTCGCCAATTGCGGCACCGCCACCACCATCGACGCCATCACCGCCGACGGCTTTTTCCTGGGCGGGATGATCCTGCCGGGACTGGGACTGATGGCCGGCGCGCTGGCGCGCAACACGGCGCAGCTCCCCCGCATTGCGCACGATGCCAAACTGCCCGACGGCTTCGCCGACAACACCGACGATGCCATCCTGAGCGGCTGCATGGTGGCCCAGAGCGGCGCCATCGAACACGCGTTCGCCCAGCATGGCGCGGCCATGTGCATCCTGTCGGGCGGCGCCGCGCCGCATATCGCGCCGCTGCTGACGGTGTCTTACCGCCTGATCGACAATGTCGTGCTGATCGGCCTGCACGCCTCGGTCGCCGACACTGAACCGTTTTAA
- the rodA gene encoding rod shape-determining protein RodA: MAAFNSERSLFQRVRPYVAVFDLPLALIILLLLSVGLVTLYSAGLAIPGKVTDQLRNIGAAFVVMWLAANTPPQTLMRLAAPVYALAVLLLVAVALFGTIKGGSRRWITVGVQIQPSEFMKIAMPLMLAWYFQLQAGRLRWHTYAAAAALLAVPVFLIARQPDLGTALLVVAAGGAVIYLAGLAWKVLAALVVMGCAAMPVLWTMLHDYQRERVLTLIDPYHDPLGQGFHIIQSMIAIGSGGAGGKGWTHGTQAHLEFIPERTTDFIFAVFSEEFGLAGNLVLVTLYLLLIWRATSIALNAPTFFTRLLAGAITMIYFTYAFVNMAMVSGIVPVVGVPLPFMSYGGTALFTLGIGAGILMSISHFTRTVRHGAGSHAPAWGVTA, translated from the coding sequence ATGGCGGCCTTTAACTCGGAGCGCTCCCTGTTCCAGCGCGTGCGCCCGTACGTGGCGGTGTTCGATCTGCCGCTGGCGCTGATCATTTTGCTGCTGCTGTCGGTGGGGTTGGTGACGCTGTATTCGGCCGGCCTGGCCATTCCCGGCAAGGTCACCGACCAGCTACGTAATATCGGCGCGGCGTTCGTCGTCATGTGGCTGGCCGCGAACACGCCACCACAAACCCTGATGCGGCTGGCCGCGCCCGTGTATGCGCTGGCGGTGCTGCTGCTGGTGGCGGTGGCGCTGTTCGGCACCATCAAGGGCGGCTCGCGCCGCTGGATCACCGTCGGCGTGCAGATCCAGCCGTCGGAATTCATGAAGATCGCCATGCCGCTGATGCTGGCCTGGTACTTCCAGCTGCAGGCCGGGCGCCTGCGCTGGCATACCTACGCGGCGGCGGCGGCATTGCTGGCGGTGCCGGTGTTCCTGATCGCGCGCCAGCCCGACCTGGGCACTGCCTTGCTGGTGGTGGCCGCCGGCGGCGCCGTGATCTACCTGGCCGGCCTGGCCTGGAAGGTGCTGGCCGCGCTGGTGGTGATGGGCTGCGCCGCAATGCCGGTGCTGTGGACCATGTTGCACGACTATCAGCGCGAGCGTGTGCTCACACTCATCGATCCGTACCACGATCCGCTGGGGCAGGGCTTCCACATCATCCAGTCGATGATCGCCATCGGCTCCGGCGGCGCGGGCGGCAAGGGCTGGACCCATGGCACCCAGGCCCACCTGGAATTCATCCCCGAGCGCACCACCGATTTCATTTTTGCCGTGTTCTCCGAGGAGTTCGGCCTGGCGGGCAACCTGGTGCTGGTGACGCTGTACCTGCTGCTGATCTGGCGCGCCACGTCGATTGCGCTCAATGCGCCCACCTTTTTCACGCGCCTGCTCGCCGGCGCCATCACCATGATTTACTTTACCTATGCCTTCGTGAACATGGCCATGGTCAGCGGCATCGTGCCGGTGGTCGGCGTGCCGCTGCCGTTCATGAGCTACGGGGGCACCGCGCTGTTTACCCTCGGGATCGGCGCCGGCATCCTGATGAGCATTTCGCACTTCACTCGCACCGTGCGCCATGGCGCCGGCAGTCATGCGCCGGCCTGGGGAGTGACGGCATGA
- the mreD gene encoding rod shape-determining protein MreD: MNRPHYILLPVSPLFIAFSLLCAFLLNLLPWGHLIGVPDFVALALVFWGVHQPRRVGIGTAFFLGLLMDVHDSTLLGENALSYTLLSYFAIMLHRRVTWFPLATQATHVFPLLVMAQSVQLLVRFFASGQSPAWYFFLESVVAVCLWPVASWLLLAPQRRAVDRDHTRPI; this comes from the coding sequence ATGAACCGTCCTCACTACATTCTTCTGCCGGTCAGCCCGCTGTTCATCGCTTTCAGCCTGCTGTGCGCCTTTTTACTGAACCTGCTGCCGTGGGGCCACCTGATCGGCGTGCCCGATTTCGTCGCGCTGGCGCTGGTGTTCTGGGGCGTGCACCAGCCGCGCCGCGTCGGCATCGGCACGGCCTTTTTCCTCGGCCTGCTGATGGACGTGCATGACTCCACCCTGCTGGGCGAGAACGCGCTGTCGTACACCTTGCTGTCGTACTTCGCCATCATGCTGCACCGGCGCGTGACCTGGTTCCCGCTGGCGACCCAGGCCACGCACGTATTCCCGCTGCTGGTCATGGCGCAGTCGGTGCAGCTGCTGGTGCGCTTCTTCGCGTCCGGCCAGTCGCCGGCGTGGTATTTCTTCCTGGAGAGCGTGGTGGCCGTATGCCTGTGGCCTGTGGCGTCTTGGCTGCTGCTGGCGCCGCAGCGGCGCGCGGTGGACCGCGATCACACGCGGCCGATCTGA
- the mrdA gene encoding penicillin-binding protein 2, translated as MTELKDNQLELHKFRLRLTVVGGVVLTCFVLLLARLVWLQVIKHEDYAVKAEDNRISLVPIQPNRGLIVDRNGVVLARNYSAYTLEITPSKLTASLDETIDALSKLVAIDIKDRKRFRHLLEESKRFESVPLRTRLTDEEVARFTAQHFRFPGVEIQARLFRQYPLGETASHVIGFIGRVNQAEARALADSDQGANYNGADHIGKEGIEKSYERQLHGTTGFEEVEVSAGGRAVRTLSRRNATPGSNLILSIDIELQKVIEEAFGEWRGALVAIEPETGDILAYVSRPGFDPNLFVDGIDTQSWNELNTSLDRPMVNRPLSGTYPPGSTFKPFMALAALERGYRTPGQSIHDAGFFTLGGHRFRDDKPGGHGTVDMFKSISESCDTYYYILGNEMGIDTISEFMKPFGFGQLTGIDLEHEKQGVLPSKEWKRNRFKKNAAAQRWQLGDTISISIGNGYNNYTPLQMAHAVANLANNGVVMKPHLVKILEDGGTHARQLTVARESYRIPLKQQNVDFIKSAMVGVTTGGTASKVFANAGYVSGGKTGTAQLFAIKKNEKYNAKLVAAHLRDNALYTAFAPADKPRIAIAVVVENGGFGAAVAAPIVRKALDFYLLGKRPNQKDTTPVPKEDAVLRSVEDIEAEHGVVEPKPGVDTPGNTE; from the coding sequence ATGACTGAGCTCAAGGACAACCAGCTGGAACTGCACAAGTTCCGTCTGCGCCTGACGGTGGTGGGCGGCGTGGTGCTCACCTGCTTTGTCCTGCTGCTGGCGCGCCTGGTGTGGCTGCAGGTGATCAAGCACGAGGACTACGCCGTCAAGGCCGAGGACAACCGCATCTCGCTCGTGCCGATCCAGCCCAACCGGGGCCTGATTGTCGATCGCAACGGCGTGGTCCTGGCCCGCAACTACTCGGCGTACACGCTCGAGATCACGCCATCGAAACTCACCGCCTCGCTGGACGAGACCATCGACGCGCTGTCGAAATTGGTGGCGATCGACATCAAGGACCGCAAGCGCTTTCGCCACCTGCTCGAAGAATCGAAACGCTTCGAGAGCGTGCCGCTGCGCACCCGCCTGACCGACGAGGAGGTGGCGCGTTTCACGGCCCAGCATTTCCGCTTTCCCGGCGTGGAAATCCAGGCGCGCCTGTTTCGCCAGTATCCGCTGGGCGAAACCGCTTCGCACGTGATCGGCTTCATCGGCCGCGTCAACCAGGCCGAGGCCCGTGCCCTGGCCGACAGCGACCAGGGCGCCAACTACAACGGCGCCGACCATATCGGCAAGGAAGGCATCGAGAAAAGCTACGAGCGCCAGTTGCACGGCACCACCGGCTTTGAGGAGGTGGAAGTATCGGCTGGCGGGCGCGCCGTGCGCACGCTGTCGCGCCGCAACGCCACGCCCGGCAGCAACCTGATCCTGTCGATCGACATCGAACTGCAAAAGGTGATCGAGGAAGCGTTCGGCGAATGGCGCGGCGCGCTGGTCGCCATCGAGCCGGAGACGGGAGACATCCTGGCCTACGTCTCGCGCCCGGGGTTCGACCCCAACCTGTTCGTCGATGGCATCGACACCCAGAGCTGGAACGAACTCAATACCTCGCTCGACCGGCCGATGGTGAACCGTCCGCTGTCGGGCACCTACCCGCCTGGATCGACCTTCAAGCCGTTCATGGCGCTCGCTGCCCTGGAGCGCGGCTACCGCACGCCGGGCCAGAGCATCCACGACGCCGGCTTCTTCACGCTGGGCGGCCACCGCTTCCGCGACGACAAGCCGGGCGGCCACGGCACGGTGGACATGTTCAAGTCCATTTCGGAGTCGTGCGACACCTATTACTACATCCTCGGCAACGAGATGGGCATCGACACCATCAGCGAATTCATGAAGCCGTTCGGCTTCGGCCAGCTGACCGGCATCGACCTCGAACACGAAAAGCAGGGCGTGCTGCCGTCGAAAGAGTGGAAACGCAACCGCTTTAAAAAGAACGCGGCCGCGCAGCGCTGGCAGCTCGGCGACACCATTTCGATCAGCATCGGCAACGGCTATAACAACTACACGCCGCTGCAGATGGCGCACGCAGTGGCCAACCTGGCCAACAACGGTGTGGTGATGAAGCCGCACCTGGTGAAAATCCTCGAGGACGGCGGCACCCATGCGCGCCAGCTGACAGTGGCGCGCGAGAGCTACCGCATCCCGCTCAAGCAGCAGAACGTCGATTTCATCAAGAGCGCCATGGTGGGCGTGACCACCGGCGGCACCGCCAGCAAGGTATTCGCCAACGCCGGCTATGTCTCGGGCGGCAAGACCGGCACCGCGCAACTGTTCGCCATAAAGAAGAACGAGAAGTACAACGCCAAGCTGGTGGCCGCGCACCTGCGCGACAATGCGCTGTATACGGCCTTTGCGCCAGCCGACAAGCCGCGCATCGCGATTGCGGTGGTGGTGGAGAACGGCGGCTTTGGCGCCGCCGTGGCCGCGCCGATCGTGCGCAAGGCGCTCGACTTCTACCTGCTGGGCAAGCGCCCGAACCAGAAAGACACCACGCCGGTGCCGAAGGAAGACGCCGTGCTGCGCTCGGTGGAGGACATCGAGGCCGAACATGGCGTGGTCGAACCTAAACCGGGTGTGGACACCCCGGGCAATACCGAATAA
- a CDS encoding SPOR domain-containing protein, with protein MLKFIFCSLLAVNAALFAYGQGYLGHFSGNEREPQRLQRQLNPKDLTLVSSERAHRTEASAPAVAANAATDTDAASATAAGTTPAAKPAPPLACVEIGSFVLAEARRFEARLAPLQLGDRQSRRNLPGTEVSSYIVHIPPQGSKEAADRKAAELRGLGVTNYYVISDNSPLRYGISLGVFKTEGAAQNQLAMLVKQGVRTARVTPRMSGSRLLAFQFRDVAPALKADLDKIRADFPNTDVRTCR; from the coding sequence GTGCTGAAATTTATCTTTTGTTCGCTGTTGGCCGTCAATGCCGCGCTGTTCGCGTACGGCCAGGGCTACCTCGGGCATTTCAGCGGCAACGAGCGCGAACCGCAGCGCCTGCAGCGCCAGCTCAACCCCAAAGACCTGACACTGGTCTCGTCCGAGCGCGCGCACCGCACCGAGGCGAGCGCTCCTGCGGTTGCCGCCAATGCCGCCACCGACACTGACGCAGCTAGTGCCACTGCCGCCGGCACCACGCCTGCTGCCAAGCCGGCGCCGCCGCTGGCCTGCGTGGAAATCGGCAGCTTCGTGCTGGCCGAGGCGCGCCGTTTCGAGGCGCGCCTGGCACCGCTGCAACTGGGCGACCGCCAGTCGCGCCGCAACCTGCCCGGCACCGAGGTGTCGAGCTACATCGTGCACATCCCGCCGCAAGGCAGCAAGGAAGCGGCCGACCGCAAGGCGGCCGAACTGCGCGGCCTGGGCGTGACCAACTACTACGTCATTTCGGATAATTCGCCGCTGCGCTACGGCATATCGCTCGGCGTATTCAAGACCGAGGGTGCAGCGCAAAACCAGCTGGCAATGCTGGTCAAGCAGGGCGTGCGCACGGCGCGCGTCACGCCGCGCATGAGCGGCAGCCGCCTGCTGGCATTCCAGTTCCGCGACGTCGCGCCGGCACTGAAGGCCGACCTCGACAAGATCCGCGCCGACTTCCCCAACACCGACGTTCGCACCTGCCGCTAA
- the mrdA gene encoding penicillin-binding protein 2, which yields MIEIKDTERELREFRTRIAVLVGVVFVCFSLLLARLIWLQVIKHDDFAVKAEENRIAIVPIAPNRGLIYDRNGVVLANNYSAYTLEITPSKLTASLDDTIEQLSTLVNIEVKDRRRFKKLMEESKRFESVPLRTRLSDEEVARFSAQRFRFPGVEVQARLFRQYPLGETASHVIGYIGRINRADAAAIDEREDTANYRGTDHIGKEGLEKSYEQQLHGRTGYEEVEVSAGGRAIRTLSRKPATPGDNLILSIDIELQKVVEDAFGERRGALVAIEPETGDILAYVSRPGFDPNLFVDGIDTQSWNELNTSLDRPMVNRPLSGTYAPGSTFKPFMALAALELGKRTTTYATYDPGFYMLGGHRFNDDVVGGHGSVAMHRSIVVSCNTYYYELGHDMGIDMIHDFMKPFGFGQKTGIDLIGEKTGVLPSQDWKRKRFKGSAGRWVGGDTISVSNGSGYNAYTPLQIAHAMANLANNGVVMKPHLVKILENGGTRARTLTVSKESYRIPLKQENIDFIKNAMVGVTTEAGGTGVRAFTGAEYRVGGKTGTAQVITIRKGEKYNASRLAERLRDNALFVAFAPAEKPRIALALVVENAGMGGLEAAPIARKAIDYYLLGKRPAGKDTTKVEKEDAEEILPVEGQTLEEQAAAARLEAQGNQAPGLMPTAQPPGTPAPAPAQTPTPAPAPAPAPVPAPAAPTPATQPAPAVRKN from the coding sequence ATGATCGAAATCAAGGATACCGAGCGCGAACTGCGCGAGTTCCGCACCCGTATCGCGGTGCTGGTCGGCGTGGTATTCGTCTGCTTTTCGCTGTTGCTGGCGCGCCTGATCTGGCTGCAGGTGATCAAGCACGACGACTTCGCCGTCAAGGCGGAAGAGAACCGCATTGCCATCGTGCCGATCGCACCCAACCGGGGCTTGATCTACGACCGCAACGGCGTGGTCCTGGCCAATAACTATTCGGCCTACACGCTCGAGATCACGCCATCGAAACTCACGGCGTCGCTCGACGACACCATCGAGCAGCTATCGACGCTGGTCAATATCGAGGTCAAGGACCGGCGCCGCTTCAAGAAGCTGATGGAAGAGTCGAAACGCTTCGAGAGCGTGCCGCTGCGCACCCGCCTCTCCGACGAGGAAGTGGCGCGCTTTTCCGCGCAGCGCTTCCGTTTTCCCGGCGTGGAAGTGCAGGCGCGCCTGTTCCGCCAGTACCCGCTGGGCGAGACGGCGTCGCACGTGATCGGCTACATCGGCCGCATCAACCGTGCCGATGCCGCTGCCATCGACGAGCGCGAGGACACCGCCAACTACCGCGGCACCGACCATATCGGCAAGGAAGGGCTGGAAAAAAGCTACGAGCAGCAGCTGCATGGCCGCACCGGCTACGAAGAAGTAGAAGTGTCGGCCGGCGGCCGGGCCATCCGCACGCTGTCGCGCAAGCCCGCCACGCCCGGCGACAACCTGATCCTGTCGATCGACATTGAGCTGCAAAAAGTGGTGGAAGACGCCTTTGGCGAGCGCCGCGGCGCGCTTGTCGCCATCGAGCCGGAGACGGGCGACATCCTGGCCTACGTCTCGCGCCCGGGGTTCGACCCCAACCTGTTCGTGGACGGCATCGACACCCAGAGCTGGAACGAACTCAATACCTCGCTCGACCGGCCGATGGTGAACCGGCCGCTGTCCGGCACCTACGCCCCCGGTTCGACCTTCAAGCCGTTCATGGCGCTGGCCGCGCTGGAACTGGGCAAGCGCACCACCACCTATGCCACCTACGACCCCGGTTTCTACATGCTGGGCGGGCACCGCTTCAACGATGACGTGGTGGGCGGTCACGGTTCGGTGGCCATGCACCGATCGATCGTGGTCTCGTGTAACACGTATTATTACGAGCTCGGTCACGACATGGGCATCGACATGATCCACGATTTCATGAAACCGTTCGGCTTCGGCCAGAAGACCGGCATTGACCTGATCGGCGAGAAAACCGGCGTGCTGCCGTCGCAGGACTGGAAGCGCAAGCGCTTCAAGGGTTCGGCCGGGCGCTGGGTGGGCGGCGACACGATCTCGGTCAGCAACGGCTCGGGCTACAACGCCTATACGCCGCTGCAGATCGCCCACGCCATGGCCAACCTGGCCAACAACGGCGTGGTGATGAAGCCGCACCTGGTGAAAATCCTGGAAAATGGCGGCACACGGGCGCGCACGCTTACGGTCTCCAAGGAGAGTTACCGGATACCGCTCAAGCAGGAAAACATCGACTTCATCAAGAACGCCATGGTGGGCGTGACCACCGAAGCCGGCGGCACCGGCGTGCGCGCCTTTACCGGCGCCGAATATCGCGTGGGCGGCAAGACCGGCACCGCGCAGGTGATCACGATCCGGAAAGGCGAGAAGTACAATGCGTCCCGGCTGGCCGAACGCCTGCGCGACAACGCGCTGTTCGTCGCCTTTGCGCCGGCCGAAAAGCCGCGCATCGCACTGGCGCTGGTGGTGGAAAACGCCGGCATGGGTGGCCTCGAAGCGGCGCCGATCGCGCGCAAGGCCATCGATTATTATTTGCTGGGCAAGCGCCCGGCCGGCAAGGATACCACCAAGGTCGAGAAGGAAGACGCCGAAGAGATCCTGCCGGTGGAAGGCCAGACGCTCGAAGAGCAGGCCGCCGCCGCCCGCCTCGAAGCGCAGGGCAACCAGGCGCCGGGACTGATGCCGACGGCGCAGCCGCCAGGCACGCCGGCACCGGCTCCGGCTCAAACACCAACGCCGGCACCGGCGCCCGCGCCGGCTCCAGTGCCAGCTCCGGCGGCGCCCACGCCCGCCACGCAGCCCGCGCCAGCGGTCCGCAAGAACTGA
- a CDS encoding septal ring lytic transglycosylase RlpA family protein: MRPGFNTTPARSCGHHAEHEWADNALGHAAVHTPNRASRQTPHRMVPATAKAPLLVPVLLAALLAGCASAPDERLPRTSRVGGPVIKAPPTGKAQPGLPVLPPANSGRGGYYQDDGPGDNPPENLAAVPDAEVRNDPLLPRSNRPYVVLGKTYTPITDDEPFTQVGMGTWYGKKFHGQRTSSGELYDMYKMTAAHPTLPIPSYARVSNMLTGATVVVRINDRGPFHSKRVIDVSYTAALKLGLLNKGSHELKVERILPAEIDRMLATRGGVSTTSGPRLASQSPQASPDKRLSSFRGDDEKPALVLAPRAVPASEIEALMLGDGAKAAPAAAAAPAAPPAVPATPATQDEALAGGYYLQLGAYSRPDGARQLQGQLAGAALAALHVVQSGPVFRLFSGPFASRQAAQDAIANLPSALKLKPLVIQR, translated from the coding sequence ATGAGGCCAGGCTTCAACACCACGCCCGCCCGCTCGTGCGGCCACCACGCGGAACATGAATGGGCCGACAACGCGCTGGGCCATGCAGCAGTCCACACGCCAAACCGGGCGTCACGCCAAACGCCACACCGCATGGTGCCAGCAACGGCAAAGGCTCCGCTGCTGGTCCCAGTGTTATTGGCCGCCTTGCTGGCCGGCTGCGCCAGCGCGCCTGACGAACGGCTTCCCCGCACCTCGCGCGTGGGCGGTCCCGTGATCAAGGCGCCGCCCACCGGCAAGGCGCAACCGGGCCTGCCGGTGCTGCCGCCGGCCAATTCCGGGCGCGGCGGTTACTACCAGGACGACGGCCCTGGCGACAATCCGCCCGAGAACCTGGCCGCCGTGCCGGACGCCGAGGTGCGTAACGATCCGCTGCTGCCGCGTTCCAACCGCCCGTACGTGGTGCTCGGTAAAACCTACACGCCGATTACCGACGACGAGCCGTTTACCCAGGTGGGAATGGGTACGTGGTACGGGAAAAAATTCCACGGCCAGCGCACGTCGTCCGGCGAACTGTATGACATGTACAAGATGACGGCCGCCCATCCCACGCTGCCGATTCCATCGTATGCGCGGGTGTCGAACATGCTCACCGGCGCCACGGTGGTGGTGCGCATCAATGACCGCGGGCCGTTCCACTCCAAGCGCGTGATCGATGTGTCGTACACGGCGGCGCTCAAGCTTGGCCTGCTCAACAAGGGCAGTCACGAATTGAAAGTGGAGCGCATCCTGCCGGCCGAGATCGACCGCATGCTGGCCACGCGCGGCGGCGTCTCGACCACCAGCGGGCCGCGACTGGCATCGCAATCGCCGCAGGCATCGCCGGACAAGCGCCTGTCGTCGTTCAGGGGCGATGACGAAAAGCCGGCGCTGGTGCTGGCGCCGCGCGCGGTACCGGCCTCCGAGATCGAAGCACTGATGCTGGGCGACGGCGCAAAGGCCGCGCCTGCAGCAGCCGCCGCGCCGGCCGCGCCGCCGGCAGTGCCGGCAACTCCAGCGACCCAGGACGAGGCGCTCGCTGGCGGCTACTACCTGCAACTGGGCGCCTACTCGCGCCCGGACGGCGCGCGTCAGTTGCAAGGCCAACTGGCCGGCGCCGCGCTGGCGGCGTTGCACGTGGTGCAGAGCGGTCCCGTGTTCCGCCTGTTCAGCGGCCCGTTCGCCAGCCGCCAGGCGGCGCAAGACGCCATCGCCAACCTGCCGTCGGCGCTCAAGCTCAAGCCACTCGTCATCCAGCGCTGA